In a genomic window of [Empedobacter] haloabium:
- a CDS encoding GTP-binding protein, which produces MKQPIPVTIVTGFLGAGKTTLLRSLIEKRQTRRLALLINEFGEIAVDGALARDAAASDPHVQVEDFAHGLIAYGDDERFVPAMQAIAARRAQVDHVLIETSGLALPTAAMELLQSAALADDFILDATLAVVDTPLLLERAFDDGAPAAMFEQQLAAADVVVLNKIDGLDEDALLRAEEAVRARAPNVRFLELAYDAQLDIRLALGLRLHQPTRTEHTHFTPVATMPGPGAAPLAVQSRLNGHAHSGLGAHSHGLATHKHFHEQDPGWLSFVLKSDAPQDPAKLQAALVEAARAEPLLRCKGYVQTTGAQEPTLVQGVRTRFALTAAPGAARTRSQLVFIGYHLSRAKVAALLAARTGCAWR; this is translated from the coding sequence ATGAAGCAGCCGATTCCCGTCACCATCGTCACCGGCTTTCTCGGAGCCGGCAAGACCACGCTGCTGCGCAGCCTGATCGAGAAGCGGCAGACCCGCCGCTTGGCGCTGTTGATCAACGAGTTCGGCGAGATCGCCGTCGATGGCGCGCTGGCGCGCGATGCGGCGGCAAGCGACCCGCACGTGCAGGTGGAGGACTTCGCACATGGCCTGATCGCCTACGGCGACGACGAGCGCTTCGTGCCCGCCATGCAGGCCATCGCCGCGCGCCGCGCTCAGGTGGATCACGTATTGATCGAGACCTCCGGGCTGGCGTTGCCGACGGCGGCGATGGAGCTGCTGCAAAGCGCGGCGCTGGCCGACGATTTCATCCTGGACGCCACGCTGGCGGTGGTGGATACGCCCCTGCTGCTGGAGCGCGCCTTCGACGACGGCGCGCCGGCCGCGATGTTCGAGCAGCAGCTGGCCGCAGCCGACGTCGTGGTGCTGAACAAGATCGACGGCCTGGACGAGGACGCGCTGCTGCGTGCGGAAGAGGCAGTGCGGGCCCGCGCGCCGAACGTGCGCTTCCTGGAGCTGGCCTACGACGCCCAGCTGGACATCCGGCTGGCCCTGGGCCTGCGGCTGCACCAGCCGACCCGCACCGAGCATACCCATTTCACGCCAGTGGCGACGATGCCCGGGCCGGGGGCGGCGCCGCTGGCGGTGCAGTCCCGCCTGAACGGTCATGCGCATTCGGGGCTGGGCGCGCACAGCCACGGGCTGGCCACGCACAAGCATTTCCATGAGCAGGATCCGGGCTGGCTGTCGTTCGTACTGAAGAGCGACGCGCCGCAGGACCCGGCCAAGCTGCAGGCCGCGCTGGTGGAAGCCGCGCGTGCCGAGCCGCTGCTGCGCTGCAAGGGCTACGTGCAGACGACTGGCGCGCAAGAGCCGACGCTGGTGCAGGGCGTGCGCACGCGCTTTGCGCTGACGGCCGCGCCGGGAGCGGCGAGGACGCGTTCGCAGCTGGTCTTTATCGGCTATCACCTGAGCCGCGCGAAGGTCGCGGCGCTGCTGGCCGCGCGCACCGGTTGCGCGTGGCGCTGA
- a CDS encoding cobalamin biosynthesis protein: MTGPGIWLVRAEAEPLARLLQARLGGTIHRPWLQGDVAQKTLFVQRWREHSQWIVVAATGIAVRFLSGLPADKHSDPAVVVLDEAGRHAIALLGGHEGGANALAYRVANAVGAAPVVTTATEALKPLTVGIGCRRGVPGERIEAAVLHALASAGLELGAVREVATVDIKGEEPGLLAFCERHGLPLRVLARAELAARPWVSRPSDWVRQNVGLDGVCEPAALVASPRGALVVPKTSLDGVAVAVVMDKNDWMDKQ; this comes from the coding sequence GTGACGGGTCCGGGCATCTGGCTGGTGCGCGCCGAGGCGGAGCCGCTGGCGCGCCTGCTGCAGGCGCGGCTGGGCGGCACGATCCACCGCCCATGGCTGCAGGGCGACGTGGCGCAGAAGACGTTGTTTGTCCAGCGCTGGCGCGAGCACAGTCAATGGATCGTGGTGGCGGCGACCGGCATCGCCGTGCGCTTCCTGTCCGGCCTGCCGGCGGACAAGCATAGCGATCCCGCCGTCGTCGTGCTGGACGAGGCGGGCCGGCATGCGATCGCGCTGCTGGGCGGGCACGAAGGCGGTGCCAACGCGCTGGCCTATCGTGTCGCCAATGCGGTCGGCGCCGCGCCCGTCGTGACCACAGCCACGGAAGCGCTCAAGCCGCTCACCGTCGGCATCGGCTGCCGCAGGGGCGTGCCGGGCGAGCGCATCGAGGCGGCTGTGCTGCATGCGCTGGCCAGTGCCGGCCTGGAACTTGGCGCGGTGCGCGAGGTGGCGACCGTCGACATCAAGGGCGAGGAGCCCGGCTTGCTGGCCTTTTGCGAACGCCATGGCCTGCCGCTGCGGGTGCTGGCGCGCGCCGAGCTGGCGGCACGGCCCTGGGTCAGCCGGCCGTCCGACTGGGTGCGACAGAACGTGGGACTGGACGGCGTGTGCGAGCCGGCCGCCCTGGTGGCCAGCCCGCGCGGCGCGCTGGTGGTACCGAAAACGAGCCTGGACGGCGTGGCCGTCGCGGTGGTCATGGACAAGAACGATTGGATGGACAAGCAATGA
- the cobM gene encoding precorrin-4 C(11)-methyltransferase, with product MKVYFIGAGPGAADLITLRGARLLGSVDMVLYAGSLVSVEMLQHCRPGTELIDTAQLDLEQQQACYVRARDAGIDVVRLHSGDPAIYGATAEQMRRLDALGIAYEIVPGVSSFTAAAAAIGAELTKPEVSQSVILTRVSGRASAVPELESIARLAEHRATMCIFLSGPHLKKIVGDLLLHYPPETPVRLVYRATWAEQRVYEGTLGTVLEETRRGAWNLTTMMLVGAALDRGVAAESSLYSKDFTHLFRVVKKKDAA from the coding sequence ATGAAAGTTTATTTCATCGGCGCCGGCCCCGGCGCGGCCGACCTGATCACCTTGCGCGGCGCGCGCCTCCTGGGCAGCGTGGACATGGTGCTGTATGCCGGTTCGCTGGTGTCCGTCGAGATGCTGCAGCACTGCCGCCCCGGCACGGAACTGATCGATACCGCTCAACTGGACCTGGAACAGCAGCAGGCTTGTTATGTGCGCGCGCGCGACGCCGGCATCGACGTGGTGCGGCTGCACTCGGGCGACCCCGCCATCTACGGCGCGACGGCCGAGCAGATGCGCCGGCTCGACGCGTTGGGCATCGCCTACGAGATCGTGCCGGGCGTGTCCTCGTTCACCGCGGCGGCGGCGGCCATCGGCGCCGAGCTGACCAAGCCGGAGGTGTCGCAGAGCGTGATCCTGACGCGTGTGTCGGGCCGTGCTTCCGCCGTGCCGGAGCTGGAGTCGATCGCGCGCCTGGCCGAGCACCGCGCCACCATGTGCATCTTCCTGTCCGGGCCGCACCTGAAGAAGATCGTGGGCGACCTGCTGCTGCATTATCCGCCCGAGACGCCGGTGCGCCTGGTATACCGGGCCACCTGGGCGGAACAACGCGTGTACGAAGGCACCTTGGGCACCGTGCTGGAAGAAACCAGGCGCGGCGCCTGGAACCTGACGACGATGATGCTGGTGGGCGCCGCGCTGGACCGCGGCGTGGCGGCCGAATCGAGCCTGTATTCGAAGGACTTCACGCACCTGTTCCGCGTGGTGAAGAAGAAGGACGCCGCGTGA
- the cobI gene encoding precorrin-2 C(20)-methyltransferase — protein sequence MSGTLIGTFYGVGVGPGPAGYLPVAALEALRAADLIYAPRARGVQDSVALQCLAGTGFTPAPAQLREIEFNMDPDRSVLSEHYAQLADAIARELRAGRTVAYLTIGDSMTYSTYGYVLAALRARIPELPQRTFPGVTSYAAAAAAMAWPLGEGKERVLILPCPESADELRREIETHDIVVLMKVGARLPWVLDLLREMDIAQHCAFARRIGLPGELLSTDVGALEANEAMGYLATLLVRRKPSVQR from the coding sequence ATGAGCGGGACGCTGATTGGCACATTCTACGGAGTCGGGGTCGGCCCCGGACCGGCGGGCTACCTGCCGGTGGCGGCGCTGGAAGCGCTGCGTGCGGCCGACCTGATCTACGCGCCGCGCGCCCGTGGCGTGCAGGATTCGGTGGCGCTGCAATGCCTGGCCGGCACCGGCTTCACGCCGGCGCCGGCGCAACTGCGCGAGATCGAATTCAATATGGACCCGGACCGCTCGGTGCTGAGCGAGCATTACGCCCAGCTGGCCGATGCGATCGCGCGCGAGCTGCGCGCCGGCCGCACGGTGGCCTACCTGACCATCGGCGATTCGATGACGTATTCCACCTACGGCTACGTGCTGGCGGCGCTGCGCGCGCGCATTCCCGAGCTGCCGCAACGTACCTTCCCCGGCGTGACCAGCTACGCGGCCGCGGCGGCCGCCATGGCCTGGCCGCTGGGCGAGGGCAAGGAGCGGGTGCTGATCCTGCCGTGCCCGGAAAGCGCGGACGAGCTGCGGCGCGAGATCGAGACGCACGACATCGTCGTGCTGATGAAGGTGGGCGCGCGCCTGCCGTGGGTGCTGGACTTGCTGCGCGAGATGGACATTGCGCAGCACTGCGCTTTCGCGCGCCGCATCGGCCTGCCGGGTGAGCTGCTGTCAACGGATGTCGGGGCGCTGGAAGCAAACGAGGCGATGGGCTACCTGGCCACCCTGCTGGTGCGGCGCAAGCCTTCCGTTCAACGTTAA
- a CDS encoding precorrin-8X methylmutase — MNGMVSNKHAERLGIVVAGHGSRDPDAVREFEALVELIRARAPNDVVTHGYLEFASPTIADAAVANVEAGARQIALVPGVLLAARHAKNDMPAEMLALARDFPDVDFHFGAPMSLDPKLLQLAQERIVAAEAASPHTVRRDETCLVVVGRGTTDPDANGEVAKLARMLEEGMGFGAAYVCYSGTAQPLVADGLRRAALLGYRRMVVLPFFLFDGVLVKRIYAAADALAEREPGIEVLKAGYFGVHPLVADVMIERAREAVAGRAAMNCSLCKYRVQIVGFEQQVGEPQRAHHVAVRGLLASEPVAPPQPPVYNTYVPHPIEAESFRIIAAGRDWSTFPPEQLTVLQRIVHTSGDFNAVDDFYFSAGAIDSGIRALLRCRRVVTDVTMVQTGLKRALLEELGIDTWCGVHDRETHLMAEQYGITRSAAGIRRAWQKFGNDVVVAIGDAPTAIAEAARLIREHGWRPQLVIGLPVGFVGTRESKDELRRCLQVPRITNSGTRGGSPWAASVVNGLMIDALNGLASGGGD, encoded by the coding sequence ATGAACGGCATGGTGAGCAACAAGCACGCGGAACGCCTGGGTATCGTCGTCGCCGGCCACGGCAGCCGCGATCCGGACGCCGTGCGCGAATTCGAGGCGCTGGTCGAACTGATTCGCGCGCGCGCGCCGAACGACGTCGTGACGCACGGCTACCTGGAGTTCGCCAGCCCGACCATCGCCGATGCGGCGGTGGCCAACGTGGAGGCCGGCGCGCGCCAGATCGCCCTGGTGCCAGGCGTGCTGCTGGCGGCGCGCCACGCCAAGAACGACATGCCGGCCGAGATGCTGGCCCTGGCGCGCGACTTCCCGGACGTCGATTTCCATTTCGGCGCCCCGATGAGCCTCGACCCGAAGCTGCTGCAACTGGCGCAGGAACGCATCGTGGCGGCGGAAGCGGCCTCGCCGCATACGGTTCGGCGCGACGAGACCTGCCTGGTCGTGGTCGGCCGCGGCACGACCGACCCGGACGCCAATGGCGAGGTGGCCAAGCTGGCGCGCATGCTGGAAGAAGGCATGGGCTTCGGCGCCGCCTACGTCTGCTATTCCGGCACGGCCCAGCCGCTGGTGGCGGACGGCCTGCGCCGCGCCGCGCTGCTGGGCTACCGGCGCATGGTGGTGCTGCCGTTCTTCCTGTTCGATGGCGTGCTGGTGAAACGCATCTACGCGGCGGCCGACGCGCTGGCCGAACGGGAGCCCGGCATCGAGGTGCTGAAGGCGGGTTACTTCGGCGTGCATCCGCTGGTGGCGGACGTGATGATCGAACGCGCGCGCGAGGCCGTGGCCGGCCGGGCGGCGATGAACTGCTCGCTGTGCAAGTACCGCGTGCAGATCGTCGGTTTCGAGCAGCAGGTCGGCGAGCCGCAGCGCGCCCACCACGTGGCCGTGCGCGGCCTGCTGGCCAGCGAACCGGTGGCGCCGCCGCAGCCGCCGGTCTACAACACCTACGTGCCGCACCCGATCGAGGCGGAGAGCTTCCGCATCATCGCCGCAGGGCGCGACTGGTCGACCTTCCCGCCGGAGCAGCTGACGGTGCTGCAGCGCATCGTGCACACGTCCGGCGACTTCAATGCCGTCGACGATTTCTACTTCTCGGCCGGCGCCATCGACAGCGGCATCCGCGCGCTGCTGCGCTGCCGCCGCGTCGTGACGGACGTGACGATGGTGCAGACGGGCCTGAAGCGTGCGCTGCTGGAGGAGCTGGGCATCGACACCTGGTGCGGCGTGCACGACCGCGAGACGCACCTGATGGCCGAGCAGTACGGCATCACGCGCTCGGCGGCCGGCATCCGGCGCGCGTGGCAGAAGTTCGGCAACGACGTGGTGGTGGCGATCGGTGACGCGCCGACAGCGATCGCCGAGGCGGCGCGGCTGATCCGCGAGCATGGCTGGCGCCCGCAGCTCGTCATCGGCCTGCCGGTGGGCTTCGTCGGCACGCGCGAGAGCAAGGACGAGCTGCGGCGCTGCCTGCAAGTGCCGCGCATCACCAACAGCGGCACGCGCGGCGGCTCGCCGTGGGCGGCCAGCGTCGTCAACGGCCTGATGATTGACGCGCTGAACGGGCTGGCCAGCGGTGGAGGCGACTGA
- a CDS encoding acyl-CoA dehydrogenase family protein produces the protein MDFEYSQRCQDLRARLVAFMDEHIYPNEQAFEKEVDENGHTQGNRWIPTTLVERLKPLARERGLWNLFLPRSARAPEGLSNLDYAPLCEIMGRVPWAPEVFNCAAPDTGNMETLERYGSEEHKRQWLEPLLRGDIRSAFAMTEPAVASSDATNIATRIRRDGDDYVIDGHKWWISGAGDPRCKLFIVMGKTDPAAARHQQQSMILVPADTPGITIVRPLPVFGYDDAPHGHCEIRFENVRVPAANLLLGEGRGFEIAQGRLGPGRIHHCMRAIGVAERALELMCRRLNERVAFGKRLAEQGVWRERVAEARIQIDTARLLTLKAAYMMDTVGNKVAQAEIAMIKVLAPNVAQQVLDWSIQAHGAAGVSGEFPLAYQWAMNRTLRLADGPDEVHRNAVAKIELAKYL, from the coding sequence ATGGATTTCGAGTATTCGCAGCGCTGCCAGGACCTGCGCGCCCGCCTGGTGGCGTTCATGGACGAACACATCTACCCGAACGAGCAGGCCTTCGAGAAGGAAGTGGATGAGAACGGGCATACCCAGGGCAACCGCTGGATTCCCACCACCCTGGTCGAGCGCCTGAAACCGCTGGCGCGCGAGCGTGGCCTGTGGAACCTGTTCCTGCCGCGCTCCGCGCGCGCGCCCGAGGGACTGTCCAACCTGGATTACGCGCCACTGTGCGAGATCATGGGCCGGGTGCCGTGGGCGCCGGAGGTCTTCAACTGCGCCGCGCCGGACACGGGCAATATGGAAACGCTGGAACGCTACGGCAGCGAGGAACACAAGCGCCAGTGGCTGGAGCCGCTGCTGCGGGGCGATATCCGCTCGGCGTTCGCGATGACGGAACCGGCCGTGGCCTCCTCGGACGCGACCAATATCGCCACCCGCATCCGCCGCGACGGCGACGACTACGTCATCGACGGCCACAAATGGTGGATCTCTGGCGCCGGCGACCCGCGCTGCAAGCTGTTCATCGTGATGGGCAAGACCGATCCGGCAGCGGCGCGCCACCAGCAGCAATCGATGATCCTGGTACCGGCGGACACGCCGGGCATCACGATCGTGCGCCCGCTGCCGGTGTTCGGCTACGACGACGCGCCGCACGGCCACTGCGAGATCCGTTTCGAGAACGTGCGCGTGCCGGCCGCGAACCTGCTGCTGGGCGAAGGGCGCGGCTTCGAGATCGCCCAGGGCCGCCTGGGGCCGGGCCGCATCCACCATTGCATGCGCGCGATCGGCGTGGCCGAGCGCGCGCTGGAGCTGATGTGCCGGCGCCTGAACGAACGCGTCGCCTTCGGCAAGCGGCTGGCCGAGCAAGGCGTGTGGCGCGAACGGGTGGCCGAGGCGCGCATCCAGATCGACACGGCACGGCTCCTGACGCTGAAGGCCGCGTACATGATGGACACGGTCGGCAACAAGGTGGCACAGGCGGAGATCGCGATGATCAAGGTGCTGGCACCGAACGTCGCCCAGCAGGTGCTGGACTGGTCGATCCAGGCGCACGGCGCAGCCGGCGTGTCGGGCGAATTCCCGCTGGCCTACCAGTGGGCGATGAACCGCACGCTGCGCCTGGCCGATGGCCCGGACGAGGTGCACCGCAATGCGGTGGCCAAGATCGAGCTGGCGAAGTATTTATAA
- a CDS encoding cobalt-precorrin-7 (C(5))-methyltransferase yields the protein MIVCIGAGPGDTGYLTQRGADLIRNADVVAGFDAVLNVVRELIPANAQVIGMGYRDQVAQLDKVAVEHHAGKRCVVVFMGDIHFSGFQYLERVERACGHPVESLPGISSAQILASRARVCFDETTFITFHRRGDLAPFKRHLVRVLEDQRNAIVIPCPWDEARSFMPWHIAAYLMEQGIPAHHPVEVWENLTRGEAEWHGTLAECAQHRCSDMSIMLIRTLAPMASQIEPAP from the coding sequence ATGATCGTATGTATCGGCGCGGGACCCGGCGACACGGGCTACCTGACGCAACGGGGCGCGGACCTGATCCGCAATGCGGACGTGGTGGCGGGCTTCGATGCCGTGCTGAACGTGGTGCGCGAGCTGATTCCCGCCAACGCGCAGGTGATCGGCATGGGTTACCGCGACCAGGTCGCGCAGCTGGACAAGGTGGCGGTCGAACACCATGCCGGCAAGCGTTGCGTGGTCGTGTTCATGGGTGACATCCATTTCAGCGGCTTCCAGTACCTGGAGCGGGTCGAGCGCGCCTGCGGCCATCCGGTCGAATCGCTGCCCGGCATCTCGTCGGCGCAGATCCTCGCTTCGCGCGCGCGCGTGTGCTTCGACGAGACCACCTTCATCACCTTCCATCGCCGCGGCGACCTGGCGCCGTTCAAGCGCCACCTGGTGCGCGTGCTGGAAGACCAGCGCAATGCCATCGTCATCCCGTGCCCATGGGACGAGGCCCGTTCGTTCATGCCTTGGCATATCGCCGCCTACCTGATGGAGCAGGGCATCCCGGCCCATCACCCGGTCGAGGTATGGGAAAACCTGACACGCGGCGAAGCGGAGTGGCACGGCACGCTGGCCGAGTGCGCGCAGCACCGCTGCTCGGACATGAGCATCATGCTGATCCGCACCTTGGCGCCGATGGCCAGCCAGATCGAGCCGGCGCCATGA
- the cbiD gene encoding cobalt-precorrin-5B (C(1))-methyltransferase CbiD, protein MEATERRPFDLAIPASNGLRRGRTTGTCATAAVKAALHLLLDGELKREVRVSLPDGVHYLVVPVMRVLRQGDRVRAEVLKDGGDDPDNTHGATIFAEVTRNDVGTVRFFAGRGVGTATAPGLRVAVGEPAINPVPRQMMRQAVAEVAEEAGFDLTIGCAEGESIAPKTFNPRLGIVGGISILGTSGIVEPMSLATWIASIEVYVRVALAGGPPRVAYLPGKIGREYARDVLGLPDARSVQIANFLGDALDFTQRALGEAGQELDELWLAGHPGKLAKVLDGHWDTHSSRSTMAMGGVARVAAEWGYGPHTVRQIEEANTVEAAMAILNEAGGANVFWDEMARRIGALAHARVPSVRRLEVRLFDLAGNLLGAQR, encoded by the coding sequence GTGGAGGCGACTGAACGCCGGCCGTTCGACCTGGCGATACCGGCGTCGAACGGGCTGCGGCGTGGGCGTACCACGGGCACCTGCGCCACGGCCGCCGTCAAGGCGGCGCTGCATCTGCTGCTGGACGGTGAACTGAAGCGGGAAGTGCGGGTCAGCCTGCCGGACGGCGTGCATTACCTGGTCGTGCCGGTCATGCGCGTGCTGCGCCAGGGCGACCGGGTACGCGCGGAAGTGCTGAAGGACGGCGGCGACGATCCGGACAACACCCATGGCGCCACCATCTTTGCCGAGGTGACGCGCAACGACGTGGGCACCGTACGTTTTTTCGCGGGGCGCGGCGTCGGCACCGCGACGGCGCCGGGGCTGCGCGTGGCGGTCGGCGAACCTGCCATCAATCCGGTGCCGCGCCAGATGATGCGGCAGGCGGTAGCCGAGGTGGCGGAGGAGGCGGGCTTCGACCTGACCATCGGCTGCGCGGAGGGCGAGAGCATCGCACCGAAGACGTTCAACCCGCGTCTGGGCATCGTTGGCGGCATCTCGATCCTGGGCACCTCCGGCATCGTCGAGCCGATGTCGCTGGCCACCTGGATCGCGTCGATCGAGGTGTACGTGCGGGTGGCGCTGGCGGGCGGGCCGCCCCGGGTGGCCTACCTGCCGGGCAAGATCGGGCGCGAGTACGCGCGCGATGTGCTGGGATTGCCGGACGCGCGCAGCGTGCAGATCGCCAATTTCCTTGGCGACGCGCTCGATTTCACGCAACGGGCGCTGGGCGAGGCGGGGCAGGAACTGGATGAACTATGGCTGGCCGGGCATCCCGGCAAGCTGGCCAAGGTGCTGGACGGTCACTGGGACACGCATTCCAGTCGCAGCACGATGGCGATGGGCGGCGTGGCGCGCGTCGCCGCCGAATGGGGTTATGGGCCGCACACGGTGCGGCAGATCGAGGAAGCAAACACGGTGGAAGCGGCAATGGCAATACTGAACGAGGCGGGCGGCGCGAACGTCTTCTGGGACGAGATGGCGCGGCGCATCGGCGCGCTGGCGCATGCGCGCGTGCCGTCGGTGCGGCGGCTGGAAGTGCGGCTGTTCGACCTGGCCGGCAATCTGCTGGGAGCGCAGCGATGA
- the cobJ gene encoding precorrin-3B C(17)-methyltransferase — MTGVLNLVSVGPGFEELIAPRAVAALKGSDVIVAYELYLRWVAPHIEGKEIHSPPLTQERERALLAIERARAGAKVALISSGDIGIYAMAALAFEEMREDDTFDVNVVPGITSANACASLLGSPLSHDFATLSLSDLLCPWEWIEHRARHIAQADLACVMYNVQSASRQQGVYRVLELMLESKAPGTLCGVVRNAYRPDQKVEVYRLDELPGLKFDMLTSLVIGNRFTARKRGWIYTPRGYNDWSQPAAAPAPQEQELPAGAAWVFSGTSDGNALAAQLAEHLPVVVSAASDHGGAIARQDCPGAVVWAGRQGVEARRQALLAREARVLVDATHPYASAMSAQLIGLARELHIPYLRFERPASWQDGDGTLCASMEEAAAQAVARGRRIFLATGSKDIATFTQAPGAGERAWFVRQTAEPALIERAIAQGIPRERICAMQGPFSQGFNEALWRDWGIDCVVTKDSGDAGGYRAKVAAARALGIELLVVARPVLDYPAQVADAAGVLAFLVGQGKA, encoded by the coding sequence ATGACTGGTGTATTGAACCTGGTATCGGTGGGCCCCGGCTTCGAGGAGCTGATCGCGCCGCGCGCCGTGGCGGCGCTGAAGGGCAGCGACGTGATCGTCGCCTATGAGCTGTACCTGCGCTGGGTGGCCCCGCACATCGAAGGCAAGGAGATTCATTCGCCGCCGCTGACGCAGGAACGCGAGCGCGCGCTGCTGGCGATCGAGCGCGCCCGCGCCGGCGCCAAGGTGGCGCTGATCTCCAGCGGCGACATCGGCATCTACGCGATGGCGGCGCTGGCCTTCGAGGAAATGCGCGAGGACGACACGTTCGACGTCAACGTGGTGCCCGGCATTACCTCGGCCAACGCCTGCGCCTCGTTGCTGGGGTCTCCGCTGTCGCACGATTTCGCCACGCTCAGCCTGTCCGATCTGCTGTGTCCCTGGGAGTGGATCGAGCACCGCGCCCGCCACATCGCCCAGGCCGACCTGGCCTGCGTGATGTACAACGTGCAGAGCGCCAGCCGGCAGCAGGGCGTGTACCGGGTGCTGGAGCTGATGCTGGAATCGAAGGCGCCCGGCACCCTGTGCGGCGTGGTGCGCAATGCCTACCGCCCGGACCAGAAGGTCGAGGTGTACCGGCTCGATGAACTGCCCGGCCTGAAGTTCGACATGCTGACCTCGCTCGTCATCGGCAACCGTTTCACCGCGCGCAAGCGCGGCTGGATCTACACGCCGCGCGGCTACAACGACTGGTCGCAGCCGGCCGCCGCGCCGGCGCCGCAGGAGCAGGAGCTGCCGGCCGGTGCCGCGTGGGTGTTCTCCGGCACCAGCGACGGTAATGCGCTGGCCGCGCAGCTGGCGGAGCACCTGCCCGTGGTGGTCTCGGCGGCCAGCGACCATGGCGGCGCCATCGCGCGGCAGGACTGCCCGGGCGCGGTCGTCTGGGCCGGACGGCAGGGTGTGGAAGCGCGGCGGCAGGCCCTGCTGGCGCGGGAAGCGCGCGTGCTGGTGGACGCGACGCATCCGTATGCCAGCGCGATGTCGGCCCAGCTGATCGGCCTGGCGCGCGAGTTGCACATCCCCTACCTGCGTTTCGAGCGCCCGGCCAGCTGGCAGGACGGTGACGGCACCTTGTGCGCGTCGATGGAGGAAGCGGCCGCACAGGCGGTCGCACGCGGCCGGCGCATCTTCCTGGCCACGGGATCGAAGGACATCGCCACCTTCACGCAGGCGCCGGGTGCTGGCGAGCGGGCGTGGTTCGTCCGCCAGACCGCCGAGCCGGCCCTGATCGAACGGGCCATCGCGCAGGGCATTCCGCGCGAGCGCATCTGTGCGATGCAAGGCCCGTTCTCGCAGGGCTTCAACGAGGCACTGTGGCGCGACTGGGGCATCGACTGCGTCGTCACCAAGGATAGCGGCGACGCCGGCGGCTACCGCGCCAAGGTGGCGGCGGCGCGCGCGCTCGGCATCGAACTGCTGGTGGTGGCGCGCCCGGTGCTCGATTATCCGGCCCAGGTGGCCGATGCGGCCGGGGTGCTGGCTTTCCTGGTGGGGCAGGGCAAGGCATGA
- a CDS encoding HupE/UreJ family protein yields MKRQSTMALAALLYSGAALAHPGHAEGALAGLLHPLTGLDHVLAMLAVGLWGAQLGGRAQWLLPAGFVACLAAGGALGMAGYSVPLVEAGIVTSVLLLGMLIGFAVRLPVGAALAVVGVFALFHGFAHGSEMPAHDNGWLYAAGFIAASAALHGAGLWLGRGALAHGRWLRGSGAAISLAGVWLAVAG; encoded by the coding sequence ATGAAACGTCAATCCACGATGGCCCTCGCGGCCCTGCTGTACAGCGGCGCCGCGCTGGCGCACCCCGGCCACGCGGAAGGCGCGCTGGCCGGCCTGCTGCATCCGCTGACGGGACTGGACCACGTGCTGGCCATGCTGGCGGTCGGCCTGTGGGGCGCCCAGCTGGGCGGCCGCGCGCAATGGCTGCTGCCGGCCGGCTTCGTCGCCTGCCTGGCCGCCGGTGGCGCGCTGGGCATGGCGGGGTATTCGGTGCCGCTGGTGGAAGCGGGCATCGTCACGTCGGTGCTGCTGCTGGGGATGCTGATCGGCTTCGCCGTGCGCCTGCCGGTCGGCGCCGCGCTGGCGGTGGTCGGCGTGTTCGCGCTGTTCCACGGCTTCGCCCACGGCAGCGAGATGCCGGCACACGACAACGGCTGGCTGTACGCCGCCGGCTTCATCGCCGCCAGCGCCGCGCTGCACGGCGCCGGCCTGTGGCTGGGCCGCGGCGCGCTGGCGCACGGCCGCTGGCTGCGCGGTAGCGGCGCGGCGATTTCGTTGGCTGGGGTTTGGTTAGCCGTCGCTGGTTGA